The Terriglobia bacterium genome includes the window AGCGGCCCGGTGCAGATCCATCGCCAGCTCGCGCGCCGACTGGTACCGCAGCGCCGGCTGCTTGTCCAAACACCGGATAACGATCTCCTCCATCTTCGAAGAAATCTCCGGCCGCAGGCGCGAGGGCGGCGCCGGGGGTTGGTTGAGGATGCCGTCGAGCAGGGCGGTGAACAGCCGGGCCTCGAATGGGTGGCGCCCGGTGACCATCTCGTAAAGCACGGTTCCGACGGAGTACAGGTCACTGCGCACGTCCACCGCTTCGCCGCGCAACTGTTCGGGCGACATGTAGCGCAGGGTTCCGGCAAAGGCCGGCGGGGGCGCGTCGCTTTCGGCCGTGGTGCTGTCCGGCAGTGCCGGCAGCGGCATGGCGACGCCGAAGTCCAAAATCTTCAGCCGGCCGTCGATGGTCACGCGCAGGTTGGCCGGCTTGAGGTCGCGGTGGACGATGCCGCGCTCATGGGCCGCGGCCAGTCCTTCCGCGAGCTGCGCCGCCAAGTCCAGGATTTCCCTCTCCGGCAGGCGCCCCGCCGCGATCTTTTGTGCCAGGGTTTCGCCGTTCACCAGTTCGGTGACAATGAAGTCCGCGCCCTCATCGGCGTCGAAGTCGTAAATTGTCGCGATATTCGGATGATTGAACTTCGAGAGCGCCAGCGCCTCGTTGCGGAAGCGCTTGCGCGCGGTCTCATCGGCCAGGACGCCCGCGGATAGAACTTTGACGGCCACTTCGCGGTCGAGTCGCTCGTCGCGGGCGCGGTACACCTCGCCCATGCCGCCCGACCCGATCTTGTCCAAAATGCGATAGTGCCCCAGCTTGCGCGAGGCGGGGATGGCGGCAACGGCGTCGCCCGGCATGGCAGCGGCTCCTTCTCCTCACCCACTCGGCATCGTAGGTCGGCACCCCGGGCAAGTCAAACCCGGCCCGGCACTTACCGCCTGCTTGCGGGCAGCGGGCGGCTCCGTTTCGGGAGGGGAAACTTGGGTGTCCGGTTATGCGTATATCTAAGCGGGAAGAATCTTTCACCTTGGCGTAGCATCAACTAGACAGGAAAGAGTTTATGGGTAACGCACTGAAAACCACGCTGCTGCTGGGACTGCTGACGGGCTTCCTGCTGTTTGTGGGCCAGTACTTCGGCGGGCAGAACGGGATGATCCTCGCCCTGGTCTTCGCCGGGGTGATGAACTTTGTCTCTTACTTTTTCTCCGACAAGATCGCGCTGACCATGTACCGCGCACAGCCGGTCACGCGAGAAGACCTGCCGCGCGTCTACCAGATCGTGGAGCGCCTGACGCAGCGCGTCGGCATCCCGATGCCGAAGATTTACGTCATTCCCAGCGATTCGCCCAACGCCTTCGCCACCGGCCGCAACCCGAACCACGCTTCCGTCGCGGTGACGCAGGGAATTCTGAACCTGCTTACCGATGACGAGATGGAAGGCGTGCTCGCCCACGAGCTTGGGCACGTGCGAAACCGCGACATCCTGATCAGCTCCATCGCCGCCACCATCGCCGGCGCCATTACCCTGGCGGCACGCATGGCGATGTGGGGCGCGATGTTCGGCGGATACGGCGGCCGTGACGAGCGCAATCGTGGCGGCGGCATCGGCGGGCTGTTCATGATCATCCTGGCGCCGATTGCGGCCATGCTGATCCAGCTTGCGGTGTCGCGTTCGCGGGAATACGCCGCCGACGATACCGGCGCGCATCTCACCGGCAATCCCTACGCGCTCGCCAGCGCCCTGCGCAAGCTCGACGAATACTCGCGGCGTGTGCCGCTGCCGGCATCGCCCTCAACCGCGCACCTGTTCATAGTGGCGCCGTTTCTCGGCGTAAGCGGATTGAACCTGGCGAACCTGTTTTCGACTCATCCGCCCATCGCCAAGCGCATCGAGCGCCTGACCGGCCGTCCGGCTGAATTCGACGTTTAAGCCTGTATCCGTGACATCGGGAAAAGACCCACATTTGCCAACGACGGGCAAATGTGGGCCACCCGTGCCGCTGCTGCCTACGGATCGATGATGACAGTCGGCGGCGATCCGCCTTTGGCTTCCACCTTGCCATCGCAGAAAACCTTGTAGTGGTGGATTCCGCGAGGCAGGGTTTTCTTCAGAGTCGCACGCACTTCGTTAGGGATGGAGTAATCGGGCGGCTCGAAGATATCGCCCTGGATGTCGATCTTGCAGTCGTAATACTTGAACACCAGCGTGTCGCCGGCGCTGGCGAACTTATGTGGGGGCACGACTCTGTGCTCGGGCGTTCCTTTGTCGTCGAGGAACTTGCCCACGATGACCGGTTCATCATCGCGCCAGGGTCGGCTGCCCCTCCGCTCCGGGATTGTTACCATCTTTGGCTGAGTTGCCATACATCACCTCTCTCTCTCTCTTTCAATGCTGCATATTGGCCTTGGCTGGCTGCACCAGCCGTTGATACCTGGGGTCTGTCCTAAGATCGTTCCAGGTGGGATCGCGTTCGATTTCCGCGACCGGGGTTCCAGCCTGAATGGCCCTGGCGAGCCAGGTAAATGCCGCGTCGCGATCGTC containing:
- a CDS encoding zinc metalloprotease HtpX; the protein is MGNALKTTLLLGLLTGFLLFVGQYFGGQNGMILALVFAGVMNFVSYFFSDKIALTMYRAQPVTREDLPRVYQIVERLTQRVGIPMPKIYVIPSDSPNAFATGRNPNHASVAVTQGILNLLTDDEMEGVLAHELGHVRNRDILISSIAATIAGAITLAARMAMWGAMFGGYGGRDERNRGGGIGGLFMIILAPIAAMLIQLAVSRSREYAADDTGAHLTGNPYALASALRKLDEYSRRVPLPASPSTAHLFIVAPFLGVSGLNLANLFSTHPPIAKRIERLTGRPAEFDV